In the Ruminococcus sp. OA3 genome, one interval contains:
- a CDS encoding response regulator, translated as MYKKLGKLREDVLSVLWASSDFEAAIYEALAMIGELFAASSVYLTEISNNKVMNIYFWKPEGSTGEPIEQTERITQDFFDKTRHLIGDKEILCLCLDDTEGSITEVFRECGTRTVLLCPIRQENSCAYLGVSDSTSCRKDWENDEIIRTGLLTLSKVIGTFLLKTRYTKRSEQTRQNLEESLHASKQRTDTANALLDGISAGVIVVNIYPDGRANPQYGNLGLYRMLRIPRTAKDAVVPDLNAAPLEGEYFEDFFANIPEPDYSRVRREYKAGFSKDHFTVKKYRLLRGDGTYVWVNADLNLRESTPEYRTYYATYTDMSEEHYLQSGLEEMLAREQEITGKLEKANQAKAEFLSHMSHDIRTPMNAIMGMTTLAKSYIDNPARVLDYLEKIASSSKLLLNIINEVLDMSKMESGHIVLAEENVDLADMVQGVVTMIQPLLAGKHLKFKARNNDVAHEKIISDMQRLQQLLINLLSNAVKYTPDGGEVLLEINETPSDRGGYARYQFIVADTGIGISSDFLSRIFEPFERVEDERIKSVQGTGLGLAICKTVTEMMGGQILVESEWGKGSRFTATLYLRIEEEPIDDSELAGLSVLVVDDDEIVCSNTCKRLTDLGMTAEWVMDGKDAVDKVLQAHQSGRDYFSVIMDLKMPWMDGMQAIRLIREKVGYELPVIIISAYDLSEQMDQAQEAGVNGFITKPLFRSHLVYKLKQFLRGNRHGSPTVRAEQERHYCGQRLLLVEDNELNREIAVELLAATGTEIETAENGKIALAKVQSSPPDYYQLIFMDVQMPVMDGCTAAAAIRNLERNDTKTLPIVAMTANAFYDDRQRTKEAGMNDHLEKPIDLERLYQVLHRYLI; from the coding sequence ATGTATAAAAAACTGGGAAAGTTAAGAGAGGATGTCCTCAGTGTCTTATGGGCATCGTCTGATTTTGAAGCGGCAATCTATGAGGCGCTTGCCATGATTGGAGAATTGTTTGCCGCGAGCAGTGTTTACTTAACCGAAATTTCCAACAACAAAGTGATGAATATTTATTTTTGGAAACCGGAGGGATCGACTGGGGAGCCAATCGAACAGACGGAACGTATCACCCAGGATTTCTTTGACAAGACAAGGCATCTTATTGGAGACAAAGAGATACTGTGTTTGTGCCTGGATGACACGGAGGGAAGCATCACGGAAGTGTTTCGGGAATGCGGTACACGCACAGTCCTGCTGTGTCCGATCAGGCAGGAGAACAGCTGCGCTTATTTGGGTGTTTCCGATTCTACCTCGTGCAGGAAAGATTGGGAAAATGATGAAATCATACGGACCGGGCTTCTCACCCTATCTAAAGTGATCGGTACCTTCCTCTTAAAAACACGCTACACAAAACGGAGTGAGCAGACCCGGCAGAACCTTGAGGAATCCCTCCATGCTTCCAAACAACGGACCGATACCGCCAATGCACTGCTGGACGGCATCTCTGCCGGTGTCATTGTCGTAAACATTTATCCCGATGGCCGTGCCAATCCACAGTACGGTAATCTGGGACTGTACCGTATGCTTCGCATACCCCGCACCGCAAAAGACGCGGTTGTTCCCGATCTCAATGCCGCCCCTCTGGAGGGGGAGTATTTCGAGGATTTCTTTGCAAATATCCCAGAGCCGGATTACAGCAGGGTACGAAGAGAATATAAAGCGGGTTTTTCCAAAGACCACTTTACGGTAAAAAAATACCGCCTACTCCGGGGCGACGGAACCTATGTCTGGGTGAATGCGGATTTAAATTTACGTGAGAGCACTCCGGAATACAGGACTTATTACGCCACCTATACGGATATGTCTGAGGAACATTACCTGCAGTCAGGCCTGGAGGAAATGTTGGCCAGGGAGCAGGAGATCACCGGGAAATTGGAAAAGGCCAATCAGGCCAAGGCAGAGTTCCTTTCCCATATGAGCCATGATATCCGCACGCCGATGAATGCTATCATGGGAATGACAACACTTGCCAAATCATACATAGATAATCCCGCCAGGGTTTTAGACTATCTGGAGAAAATAGCGTCCTCCTCAAAACTGCTGCTCAACATTATCAATGAGGTTCTGGATATGTCGAAGATGGAGAGCGGACACATTGTACTTGCAGAAGAAAATGTGGATCTGGCGGATATGGTACAGGGCGTTGTGACCATGATACAGCCTCTGCTTGCGGGCAAACATTTGAAATTCAAGGCGCGGAACAACGATGTTGCCCATGAAAAGATTATCAGTGACATGCAGCGGTTACAGCAGCTGCTCATCAATTTACTTTCCAACGCAGTCAAGTACACGCCTGACGGGGGAGAGGTGCTGCTGGAGATCAACGAGACACCATCGGATCGTGGGGGGTACGCCCGGTATCAATTTATTGTGGCAGACACCGGGATTGGGATATCATCCGATTTCTTAAGCCGGATATTTGAGCCGTTTGAGCGGGTGGAGGACGAGCGGATTAAATCTGTCCAGGGTACGGGGTTGGGCCTGGCCATCTGTAAGACGGTCACGGAGATGATGGGCGGACAGATTTTGGTAGAGTCCGAATGGGGAAAAGGGAGCCGGTTCACCGCCACACTTTATCTGCGGATTGAGGAAGAACCCATTGACGACTCAGAGTTGGCAGGGCTGTCGGTCCTTGTCGTAGATGATGACGAGATCGTCTGCAGCAATACCTGTAAGCGGCTGACTGATCTGGGCATGACAGCCGAGTGGGTCATGGACGGTAAGGATGCTGTTGATAAGGTTCTGCAAGCCCATCAGTCAGGCAGGGATTATTTTTCCGTCATTATGGATCTCAAAATGCCCTGGATGGATGGGATGCAGGCAATACGTCTGATACGTGAAAAGGTCGGTTATGAACTGCCCGTTATTATCATCTCCGCCTACGATCTGTCTGAGCAGATGGACCAGGCACAGGAGGCGGGGGTAAATGGCTTTATCACCAAGCCCCTGTTCCGTTCCCATCTTGTCTATAAACTGAAGCAGTTCCTGCGGGGAAATAGACATGGTTCCCCAACGGTCAGAGCAGAGCAGGAACGTCACTATTGCGGGCAGCGCCTGTTACTGGTGGAGGACAATGAACTGAATCGGGAGATCGCAGTGGAGCTGCTTGCCGCAACCGGTACGGAGATAGAGACGGCCGAAAATGGAAAAATCGCCCTTGCAAAGGTACAATCCTCGCCTCCGGACTATTACCAGTTGATTTTTATGGATGTTCAGATGCCCGTTATGGATGGCTGTACCGCAGCAGCAGCGATTCGGAATTTAGAACGTAATGATACAAAAACACTCCCCATTGTTGCTATGACGGCCAATGCTTTCTACGATGACCGGCAGAGGACCAAAGAAGCCGGTATGAACGACCATCTTGAGAAACCTATTGATTTAGAGCGTCTATATCAAGTTCTGCATCGTTATCTCATCTGA
- a CDS encoding GntR family transcriptional regulator encodes MYERVFQILKNKIECGLLPAGSSLPSRINLQREFNTSEKTIRHALAMLEKTGLIQTQQRKRPVVSQNQDWGHFATRLAVKKINAEITNDLLKTGVLLSYPIIKSGLNLCRQEDLKIPRKILDNVKVENAVEFWRQTKRFVRFFVARNENQLCLCAVDSLGLEELKPAVDTMEIRTVLYEQLDDFMRILESGQPPENAYFDDLSGLYGFSYGKEFLIDVPPDSTLILGKKQLEKLLEGAEMRYSAVYMDLLGLIAVGRFQPGDKLPTHRELQKLYNVSVDTTSKAIKIMQEWGVVKTIRGSGIYVEMDLSEMKKIQIPPHLIAHHVRRYLDSMELLALTIEGAAVCAAPHITPEEIEAAKDKTDYLWNVDYLYGRSPSILLGIITEHIEIEGLNTIYTLLQRNLRIGRSIPAMVDTVKTEESIQIHTQCVEALDILSQGNHEAFSRKSSRIFQYIYRVVIQECKRLGYYEAAMEVYDGSALWK; translated from the coding sequence ATGTATGAGAGGGTTTTCCAGATACTCAAAAATAAAATTGAATGCGGATTATTACCGGCAGGTTCAAGTCTCCCATCACGGATCAATTTGCAAAGGGAATTTAATACATCAGAGAAAACAATCCGGCATGCACTGGCAATGTTGGAGAAAACGGGACTGATTCAGACACAACAGAGGAAGCGGCCGGTGGTAAGTCAAAATCAGGATTGGGGACATTTTGCTACAAGGCTTGCGGTGAAGAAAATCAATGCCGAGATCACCAACGATCTGTTGAAAACAGGTGTGCTCTTATCTTATCCGATCATTAAAAGCGGGCTGAATCTGTGCCGGCAGGAAGACTTGAAAATACCGCGCAAAATTTTGGACAATGTTAAAGTAGAAAACGCAGTAGAATTTTGGAGGCAGACCAAACGGTTTGTGAGATTTTTCGTTGCCCGGAATGAAAACCAATTATGTTTATGCGCAGTGGACAGTCTGGGACTTGAGGAATTGAAGCCAGCAGTGGATACCATGGAGATCAGGACGGTGCTATATGAACAGCTGGATGACTTCATGCGTATTCTTGAATCTGGGCAGCCTCCTGAAAACGCTTATTTTGACGACCTCTCTGGTTTATACGGATTTTCATATGGAAAAGAGTTTTTAATTGATGTTCCTCCTGATTCCACGCTCATCCTTGGGAAAAAACAACTGGAAAAATTGTTAGAAGGGGCTGAAATGAGATATTCGGCTGTATATATGGACCTTCTGGGCCTTATCGCGGTAGGGCGTTTCCAGCCGGGTGACAAGCTCCCCACACACAGAGAACTTCAGAAATTATACAATGTCAGTGTGGACACCACCAGCAAGGCCATAAAGATCATGCAGGAATGGGGCGTTGTAAAAACGATTCGTGGAAGTGGTATTTATGTGGAGATGGACCTGTCTGAGATGAAGAAAATACAGATCCCTCCCCATTTGATCGCGCATCATGTCCGCCGTTACCTTGATAGCATGGAATTACTTGCACTCACCATAGAAGGGGCGGCCGTCTGCGCAGCTCCCCACATTACACCGGAAGAAATAGAGGCGGCAAAAGACAAAACAGATTATCTTTGGAATGTTGATTACCTGTATGGCCGCAGTCCCTCTATACTCCTGGGGATTATAACAGAGCATATAGAAATAGAAGGATTGAATACGATCTACACACTCCTCCAAAGAAATCTCCGGATTGGCCGAAGCATCCCGGCTATGGTTGACACGGTTAAAACAGAAGAGAGTATCCAGATCCACACACAATGTGTAGAAGCACTGGACATTCTTTCCCAAGGGAACCATGAGGCATTTTCCAGGAAGTCATCCCGGATATTTCAATACATCTACCGCGTTGTTATTCAGGAATGTAAGAGGCTGGGGTACTATGAGGCGGCAATGGAGGTCTACGATGGCAGCGCATTGTGGAAATAG
- a CDS encoding GGDEF domain-containing protein encodes MTEEDRIKEVLYKFEDGGLISKDQDKILSCLSDTIIGIGIGEQGFVTSKNDIINVFTAGIKEENEVSHFLDFGRTEIRLLREDMSVLCADVIVTAKCQEMVTQSRFSQSLTLIKEENEWKICCLHASTPIVTEENIDAYPLKFAEKTLQSLRDKIGEEVYAVEEQYRMAVLSDTIAFYIVNFSKDIYEKCQLNSEICAYVEDGTPYEQYAREHISDYVAVEDRESYLKFFLLKNIDRAYQNDEQEVKYEYRMRSGKKGSFIWVMTVIRLITDIVTGERKGIMYVKNIDDSKRQQIVMQKRAEYDTILSIYNKNTFNLRVDSLSKQSSGVFMILDIDDFKTINDTLGHPFGDKVLIIIADILRTTFPEDAVIGRLGGDEFGIFLPEDYGRKQMEIYMKLLYGRISGYLFKEDARGKVSFSVGIAFSKGKSFADFYKDADAALYFSKHGGKNSFSFYED; translated from the coding sequence ATGACTGAGGAAGACAGAATCAAAGAGGTGCTTTATAAATTTGAAGACGGGGGTCTCATATCAAAAGATCAGGATAAAATTTTGTCCTGTCTTTCAGACACTATCATAGGGATCGGGATCGGTGAACAAGGATTTGTGACTTCCAAAAACGATATTATAAATGTATTCACAGCTGGGATTAAAGAGGAAAATGAAGTGTCCCATTTCCTCGATTTTGGACGTACAGAGATAAGGCTCCTGAGAGAAGATATGTCTGTACTTTGTGCCGATGTGATCGTGACGGCAAAATGTCAGGAAATGGTGACTCAAAGCAGGTTTTCGCAGTCACTGACCCTTATAAAAGAGGAGAACGAATGGAAGATCTGCTGCCTGCACGCTTCAACCCCGATAGTTACGGAGGAGAATATTGATGCGTATCCCCTCAAATTCGCAGAGAAAACACTGCAAAGCCTACGGGATAAAATCGGTGAAGAAGTATACGCCGTGGAGGAGCAGTATCGTATGGCCGTGCTTTCAGACACCATAGCGTTCTATATCGTTAATTTCTCTAAAGACATTTATGAAAAATGCCAGCTTAACAGTGAAATATGTGCATATGTTGAAGATGGAACCCCTTATGAGCAGTATGCCAGGGAGCACATATCCGATTATGTGGCAGTGGAAGACAGAGAGTCATATCTAAAATTTTTTTTATTAAAAAATATTGATAGAGCCTATCAAAATGATGAACAGGAAGTCAAATACGAATATAGGATGAGGAGTGGTAAAAAAGGCTCATTTATTTGGGTGATGACGGTTATCCGGCTGATCACTGACATTGTAACTGGTGAGAGAAAAGGAATCATGTATGTCAAAAATATCGACGATTCAAAGCGCCAGCAGATCGTTATGCAGAAGCGTGCGGAGTATGACACGATCCTGAGTATCTACAACAAGAATACATTTAATTTACGTGTGGACAGCCTTTCAAAACAAAGCAGCGGTGTTTTCATGATACTGGATATTGATGATTTCAAAACCATAAATGATACCCTCGGCCACCCCTTTGGTGATAAAGTATTGATCATAATAGCAGATATATTGAGGACCACCTTTCCGGAAGATGCTGTGATTGGGCGGTTAGGAGGGGATGAGTTTGGTATCTTCCTTCCAGAGGATTACGGCCGTAAACAGATGGAGATATATATGAAACTATTATATGGCCGTATATCCGGATACCTGTTTAAAGAGGATGCAAGAGGTAAAGTCTCCTTCAGTGTCGGAATTGCGTTTTCAAAGGGGAAAAGCTTTGCTGACTTTTATAAAGATGCAGATGCAGCGCTATATTTTTCCAAACATGGTGGAAAAAACAGTTTTTCTTTTTATGAAGATTAA
- a CDS encoding diguanylate cyclase has translation MKKNTKILIADDSEINRAILSDILAPDYEVLEASDGEEAMACLKQHSDIALVLLDIIMPKLDGFEVLTFMNRDGFLKKIPVIIVSSETAASYIDHAYNLGAAEYISRPFQKMIVRHRIENIVKLYTKQKYLENIVTEQILEKEKNNVVMVEILSHIVEFRNGESGLHVLHIRTITELLLKHLRKTSRQYQLTPAKIAVIINASSLHDIGKISVPEKILNKPGKLTPEEFEIIKPHSLIGARMLEDLTYYQDEELVRVARDICRWHHERYDGQGYPDGLKGDEIPIAAQVVALADVYDALTSERVYKLAYSHNQALEMIFGGECGVFNPILLEALKAVEAHLKSEVKVRSAGKIAQDKIHELTYMGLHNNDVSDRTLDLLEQERTKYQFYASLTREIHFEHSYESDTLIITEWGAAQAGIRESIQHPQKDPDLLRVFSEEDFWDLHTHLMQATPENPVVSKVYHLTLKGEQRWYKVVARPIWGMEEDASPTKVIGKFTDNEEEQNTLDKLTLQAQHDDLTGLLGRNYACRQIEQRLLDLKKKKASMMIVDLDIFKNVNDRYGHLYGDKMLKTVASHLESSVRNSDIVARIGGDEFLVYMEYEGDITELADRVFHTVSGSYEGLEVSISVGISLAPENGITYEDLFHHADQALYASKQAGRNQYHFYNSSMRTILLQHHTESSPGER, from the coding sequence ATGAAAAAGAATACAAAGATCCTCATTGCGGATGATTCGGAGATCAACCGGGCTATCCTATCGGATATTTTGGCGCCGGACTACGAGGTGCTGGAAGCTTCTGATGGTGAAGAAGCAATGGCCTGTCTGAAACAGCACTCTGATATTGCTCTGGTCCTGCTGGATATCATTATGCCTAAACTGGATGGCTTCGAGGTGCTGACATTTATGAACCGTGACGGGTTTCTAAAAAAAATACCGGTGATCATCGTCTCCTCAGAAACTGCGGCGTCTTATATTGATCATGCCTATAACCTGGGGGCTGCGGAGTATATCAGCCGTCCGTTCCAGAAAATGATCGTGCGCCACCGTATTGAAAATATCGTGAAACTCTATACCAAACAGAAATATCTGGAAAACATTGTCACAGAGCAGATTTTAGAAAAGGAGAAGAACAACGTGGTCATGGTGGAGATCCTCAGCCATATCGTGGAATTTCGTAACGGTGAAAGCGGACTTCATGTGCTGCATATCAGGACCATTACAGAACTATTGCTGAAACATCTGCGAAAAACATCCCGGCAATATCAATTGACGCCGGCAAAAATTGCGGTTATCATAAATGCGTCTTCCCTGCATGACATTGGGAAAATCTCAGTCCCTGAAAAAATACTAAATAAGCCAGGGAAACTGACACCGGAAGAATTTGAGATCATAAAGCCCCACAGCCTGATCGGTGCGCGGATGCTTGAAGACCTTACTTATTATCAGGATGAAGAACTGGTACGGGTGGCAAGAGACATCTGCCGCTGGCACCATGAACGGTACGATGGACAGGGATATCCGGATGGATTAAAGGGTGATGAGATCCCAATTGCCGCACAGGTTGTCGCTTTGGCAGATGTATATGATGCCTTGACCAGTGAACGAGTGTATAAGCTGGCTTACTCCCATAATCAGGCCTTAGAAATGATTTTTGGCGGTGAATGCGGCGTATTCAATCCCATACTGCTGGAGGCATTAAAAGCGGTGGAGGCTCATCTGAAAAGTGAGGTTAAGGTTCGCTCGGCGGGTAAGATAGCACAAGATAAAATCCACGAATTGACCTATATGGGGCTGCATAATAATGATGTTTCCGACAGGACACTGGATTTACTGGAACAGGAGCGGACGAAATATCAGTTTTATGCCTCTCTGACCAGGGAGATTCATTTTGAGCATAGTTATGAATCGGATACGCTGATCATTACGGAATGGGGGGCCGCCCAGGCAGGCATACGGGAAAGCATTCAGCATCCACAAAAGGATCCTGATCTGTTACGGGTGTTTTCCGAAGAGGACTTCTGGGATCTGCATACCCATCTGATGCAAGCCACACCTGAAAATCCCGTCGTGAGTAAGGTATACCATCTGACGCTCAAAGGAGAACAGCGATGGTATAAAGTAGTGGCCCGTCCTATCTGGGGAATGGAGGAAGATGCTTCTCCCACAAAGGTCATTGGTAAGTTTACCGATAATGAGGAAGAACAGAACACACTGGATAAACTGACCTTACAAGCCCAGCATGATGATCTGACAGGACTTCTTGGCAGGAATTATGCATGCAGACAAATTGAACAGAGACTCCTGGATTTAAAAAAGAAAAAGGCCTCCATGATGATCGTAGATCTGGATATCTTTAAAAACGTGAATGACCGGTACGGACACCTTTATGGAGATAAGATGCTGAAAACAGTGGCTTCACATTTGGAAAGCAGTGTGCGAAATTCGGATATCGTTGCCCGTATCGGCGGTGACGAATTTCTAGTATATATGGAATATGAGGGAGATATTACAGAACTGGCTGACCGTGTTTTTCATACGGTTTCAGGGTCCTATGAAGGGCTTGAAGTGTCAATCAGTGTTGGCATTTCTTTAGCTCCTGAAAACGGTATTACATACGAAGATTTATTTCACCATGCGGACCAGGCATTGTATGCAAGTAAACAAGCCGGAAGGAACCAGTACCATTTTTATAATAGTTCCATGAGAACGATCCTATTGCAGCATCATACAGAATCAAGCCCGGGGGAACGGTGA